In a single window of the Pseudomonadota bacterium genome:
- a CDS encoding N-acetylmuramoyl-L-alanine amidase has protein sequence MDRIRKRWLPYIDGLEARETAEITLLVVHCTELPDLATARQFAERIHYPKSGTGNAGHFYIDRDGAVTQYVPLDRVAHHVVGLNRHSIGVELVNLGRYPNWLHSQQQKMNEPYPRPQVDALAALIRWLEDEVPTLKQIAGHEDLDRRLVSASDQPQRQVHRKRDPGPLFPWLELLSAIGLQRLNPDDTGDEAATPETETRL, from the coding sequence CCCGGGAAACTGCTGAGATCACGCTGCTCGTGGTGCACTGCACCGAGCTACCCGATCTGGCGACGGCTCGCCAGTTTGCCGAACGAATTCACTATCCGAAATCCGGCACGGGCAACGCCGGCCACTTTTATATCGATCGGGACGGGGCCGTGACCCAGTACGTTCCCCTTGATCGGGTCGCTCACCACGTGGTCGGGCTCAACCGACATTCGATTGGCGTGGAGCTGGTCAACCTCGGACGCTACCCGAACTGGCTACATAGCCAGCAGCAAAAGATGAATGAGCCCTACCCGCGCCCGCAGGTTGATGCGCTGGCGGCTCTGATTCGCTGGCTCGAGGATGAGGTTCCCACACTCAAACAGATTGCGGGCCATGAAGATCTCGACCGACGGCTGGTCAGTGCCAGCGACCAACCGCAGCGACAGGTGCATCGAAAGCGCGATCCCGGTCCGCTGTTTCCGTGGCTGGAGCTGCTAAGTGCCATCGGGCTTCAGCGATTGAATCCCGACGACACCGGCGACGAGGCGGCAACACCGGAGACGGAAACCCGCTTGTAG